In bacterium, the following proteins share a genomic window:
- a CDS encoding DUF1559 domain-containing protein — protein MFRTASRRGFTLIELLVVIAIIAILAAILFPVFAKAREKARQTSCLSNLKQISVAFMMYTQDYDETFPMAYYDDWLHYWDVTVASDWVSYGGPGLIDPYTKNGQLRACPSFKVADASRNNQTGYAYNATYLGNYLAPMSLGNVADAARTVVVCDSATRDWTDTATIGNNCLNAASQTYHRQVQFRHNGVANCAFADGHAKAMTTKVNPSASDPSLGDLPPVNGDVDGYYDGK, from the coding sequence ATGTTCCGTACGGCAAGTCGTCGAGGTTTCACGCTCATCGAGCTGCTGGTCGTCATCGCCATCATTGCCATCCTGGCGGCGATACTGTTTCCCGTGTTCGCCAAGGCCCGAGAGAAGGCGCGACAGACAAGCTGTCTGTCGAACCTCAAACAGATCAGCGTGGCGTTCATGATGTATACGCAGGACTACGACGAGACGTTCCCGATGGCCTATTACGACGACTGGTTGCACTACTGGGACGTCACGGTCGCGAGTGACTGGGTCTCGTACGGCGGTCCAGGCCTCATTGATCCATACACCAAGAACGGCCAGCTCAGGGCCTGTCCCAGCTTCAAGGTGGCGGACGCCTCACGCAACAACCAGACCGGCTACGCGTACAACGCGACGTACCTGGGCAACTACCTCGCGCCGATGAGTCTGGGGAACGTCGCTGACGCCGCGCGGACGGTCGTGGTGTGCGACAGTGCCACCCGGGACTGGACCGACACGGCCACCATTGGCAACAACTGCCTCAATGCGGCCTCGCAGACGTACCATCGGCAGGTCCAGTTCCGTCATAACGGCGTCGCGAACTGCGCCTTCGCTGACGGTCACGCCAAGGCGATGACCACGAAGGTCAATCCGAGCGCCAGCGACCCCTCGCTGGGCGACTTGCCGCCGGTCAACGGGGACGTGGACGGCTACTACGACGGCAAGTAG